In the Candidatus Omnitrophota bacterium genome, one interval contains:
- a CDS encoding ParB/RepB/Spo0J family partition protein: MEKRVLGKGLKALIPDDVPQRSESRGAVQLKIGEIIPGRFQPREVFDPDKLKELALSIKEKGVIQPVIVRPKGDGYELIAGERRLRAAKESGMELIPAIIKDVKDDEALEIALIENIQRDNLNPIEEAKAYQRLSEEFSFTQEQISEKVGRNRASVSNTLRLLRLPDKIKEEIYLGRISMGHAKAILMLDSEQSQLELCLKIVRRGLSVREAEYFVKRKIVGRARPARPRKHSTEVRTVEEELQRILGTKVTLLHNNKRGKILIEYYSNDDLERLLNLLRGRARS, translated from the coding sequence ATGGAGAAGAGAGTATTAGGCAAGGGGCTTAAAGCCTTAATCCCGGACGACGTCCCGCAGAGATCCGAAAGCAGGGGAGCGGTCCAGTTAAAGATCGGCGAGATCATCCCCGGCAGGTTCCAGCCGAGGGAGGTCTTCGACCCGGATAAGCTTAAAGAGCTGGCGCTCTCGATAAAAGAGAAGGGCGTAATACAGCCGGTCATCGTGCGCCCGAAAGGCGACGGATATGAATTGATCGCCGGAGAGAGGCGGTTGAGGGCCGCGAAAGAATCGGGGATGGAACTTATCCCGGCGATAATAAAAGACGTGAAGGACGACGAGGCGCTCGAGATAGCACTTATTGAGAATATCCAGCGCGACAACCTGAACCCGATCGAGGAAGCGAAAGCGTACCAGAGGCTTTCCGAGGAGTTTTCTTTTACGCAAGAACAGATATCCGAGAAAGTGGGCAGGAACAGGGCGTCGGTCTCGAATACGCTGAGGCTCTTGAGGCTCCCGGACAAGATAAAAGAAGAGATATATCTCGGAAGGATCTCGATGGGCCACGCCAAGGCTATATTGATGCTCGATTCCGAACAATCGCAGTTGGAACTCTGCTTAAAGATAGTAAGGCGCGGCCTCTCGGTCAGGGAAGCGGAATATTTTGTCAAGCGTAAGATCGTCGGGAGAGCGCGTCCGGCGAGGCCGAGGAAGCATTCGACAGAAGTCCGCACGGTCGAGGAAGAGCTGCAGAGGATACTCGGGACAAAGGTGACCCTCCTGCATAATAACAAGCGCGGAAAGATCCTTATCGAGTATTATTCAAACGACGACCTGGAGAGGCTGCTGAACTTGCTCCGCGGGCGCGCCAGGTCATAG
- a CDS encoding radical SAM protein — protein MILINPKSTKFGIFERYVPLSVPIGVGCLAAYLLQHGRKVEIIDEHIEPLSKELIDNALERVSRPYIFGISTLTACAKRSYDISNRIKTWYPDSVIVLGGIHPTVLAEEALANRAVDFAVRGEAEKILLELYDAVKNNGDHSRIRGLSYKDGGKPVHNPPADLPDLDDFPVFPYHLFEKYLGKYNFGFIASSRGCPYDCIFCSQRAISGQKFRYVPEKTVIEEIGLLINKYGQTHINFVDDNFTANKQRISRLCELMIKSGFHRKATFDCQTRADAVDDEILTLLKKAGFRVVNYGLETASERLMVMLNKKETVAENIAAVKLAKKHDFKVSGTFIFGLPTETREERWQAYELAKKLDLDYVRFNNATPYPGTRLYEIAKEEGRLFVEEGWTNLNACASLVQDSMTESKLPYVPKGCDEKELKKDIIRANLLFSLRPKRVFRLLTKRIGPAGWFYLPSRWYLSFKEWRCLIRLGWSLLNSLVKIYT, from the coding sequence ATGATTTTAATAAATCCAAAATCAACGAAATTCGGGATATTTGAGAGGTACGTCCCGCTCAGCGTCCCTATCGGCGTGGGTTGTCTTGCCGCTTATCTCCTGCAGCACGGCAGGAAGGTAGAGATAATAGACGAACACATCGAACCCCTGTCTAAAGAATTAATAGATAATGCGCTCGAAAGGGTTTCTCGGCCGTATATCTTCGGAATATCGACTTTAACCGCTTGCGCAAAAAGAAGTTATGATATTTCAAACAGGATAAAAACCTGGTATCCGGATTCGGTGATCGTTCTGGGCGGCATACACCCGACCGTTCTTGCGGAAGAGGCGCTTGCGAACCGGGCGGTTGATTTTGCTGTAAGAGGGGAAGCGGAGAAGATCCTGCTCGAGTTGTATGACGCCGTAAAAAACAATGGTGATCATTCGCGGATAAGAGGACTGTCTTATAAAGACGGCGGCAAACCGGTACATAACCCGCCGGCAGATCTGCCCGACCTGGATGACTTCCCCGTTTTTCCCTATCACCTTTTCGAGAAGTACCTCGGAAAGTATAATTTCGGTTTCATAGCCAGCTCAAGAGGCTGTCCTTATGATTGCATATTTTGCAGCCAGAGGGCGATATCAGGCCAGAAGTTCCGTTATGTGCCGGAAAAGACCGTAATAGAAGAGATAGGCCTTCTTATTAATAAGTACGGGCAGACGCACATTAATTTCGTCGACGACAACTTTACCGCGAACAAACAAAGGATATCCCGCCTATGCGAGCTGATGATAAAGAGCGGATTCCACAGGAAGGCGACCTTCGATTGCCAGACGAGGGCCGACGCGGTCGACGACGAAATTTTAACATTGTTGAAAAAAGCAGGGTTCCGGGTGGTAAATTACGGCCTGGAAACGGCCTCGGAGAGGCTTATGGTAATGTTGAACAAGAAAGAGACGGTAGCTGAAAATATAGCCGCGGTAAAACTGGCGAAGAAACATGACTTCAAGGTCTCCGGGACTTTCATTTTTGGCCTGCCGACGGAAACAAGAGAGGAGAGGTGGCAGGCTTACGAGTTAGCCAAGAAGCTGGACCTGGATTATGTCCGGTTTAATAACGCGACCCCTTATCCGGGCACGAGATTATACGAGATAGCGAAAGAGGAGGGGCGCCTGTTTGTGGAAGAGGGATGGACTAATCTGAATGCCTGCGCGTCGTTGGTCCAGGACTCCATGACGGAGTCGAAGCTGCCTTATGTGCCAAAAGGTTGCGACGAGAAAGAACTGAAGAAGGACATCATCAGGGCAAACCTGCTTTTTTCGCTCAGGCCCAAAAGGGTTTTTAGATTGCTGACCAAGAGAATAGGCCCCGCCGGCTGGTTTTATCTTCCCTCGCGGTGGTATTTAAGCTTTAAAGAATGGCGTTGTCTTATCAGGCTGGGATGGAGCTTATTGAACTCATTGGTGAAAATATACACATGA
- a CDS encoding YfhO family protein, translated as MKISGRAKETLAVAAVLLGVIVLQWNLWVTGKRMVSHDSIVWYGVFSYFADCLQGGVLPLWNPYMNCGEIFFLNINVLHLWDPSTLFLIFAGKLLRVNTLTVYHYDLLVRYLIFISGSYFFFRLVAKYKFSAFAAFITLSFSVLYSSYLKQHGLILCFYQLPWIVFLTFKFLEKKDPVLLLWLALFWGVTVYSGYHAVYILSSVAVLLASVFLSKGLAFPKGGGFMEKRGIAFAAIAIFLLLSANLIPAFLAYVKDTVPSVRLFEAPMAANSLPADFFTLFAPYSFALHFEQLYFNSIPMSESFLYIGLIPLFFAIVGLLYSRQRYRVGFAATLCITALLMLGPRFLVSKFLLDFIPFFNIVRNTHIFGTFFIFCLVYFTCLGVDVVLGLAENSALKRYEKRFLLIAAVIGAAAFFITRYVLENYAAPLQEFPERYKELSLIAGQDLAAMLTSIFCRSYYGALLFIVSIAVVFYVIGKPKAGLKFKYFTLISLILIDLLVFNLVMYGFTTTQRVDMSLWPKEKAPYSNYRITAIRPKYPFLGFAPALQRRFAAVSPRVPWLTTHFYEMKDFYNFANNGQIPAEVKKVFMGVTAPKIKLVKGAAVLPVDRQIEECKKLDDKSMNGVMFIEEDPPARFMNLKISPKKMGNANIGNGAIRLLEFGPNSILLQVNSEEDAFLYYSDGYDRSWRVFVDGKENKVYRANMAFKSAIIEKGGHIVYFIYDPRLYRIALLCYFAGIITAAIALILASFKRRGEVHGN; from the coding sequence ATGAAAATAAGCGGAAGAGCCAAAGAAACTTTGGCCGTGGCGGCGGTTTTGCTTGGCGTGATCGTCCTGCAATGGAACCTATGGGTTACCGGCAAGCGCATGGTCAGCCACGACAGCATCGTATGGTATGGCGTTTTTTCGTATTTTGCCGATTGCCTTCAGGGGGGGGTCTTGCCTCTCTGGAACCCGTATATGAATTGCGGCGAAATATTCTTTTTAAACATAAACGTCCTTCATTTGTGGGATCCTTCCACGTTGTTTTTGATATTTGCCGGGAAATTACTTAGGGTGAATACGTTGACGGTTTATCATTACGATCTACTGGTCCGCTACCTGATCTTCATTTCCGGAAGTTACTTTTTTTTCAGGCTGGTGGCAAAATACAAATTCAGCGCTTTCGCCGCTTTTATAACCCTCTCCTTTTCGGTGCTTTACAGCTCGTACCTGAAGCAGCACGGCCTTATACTCTGTTTTTACCAGCTTCCCTGGATAGTTTTCCTCACTTTCAAGTTTTTAGAAAAAAAGGACCCCGTATTGCTTTTGTGGCTGGCCCTTTTCTGGGGAGTCACGGTCTATTCGGGGTATCACGCGGTGTATATCCTATCGTCCGTCGCCGTATTGCTAGCGTCTGTTTTTTTGTCAAAAGGCCTCGCGTTCCCGAAGGGCGGCGGTTTTATGGAAAAGCGCGGGATTGCCTTTGCGGCCATCGCCATATTTTTACTGTTGTCGGCCAATTTAATACCGGCTTTTTTGGCATATGTCAAAGATACCGTACCGTCCGTGAGGCTCTTCGAAGCCCCGATGGCGGCAAATTCCCTTCCGGCCGATTTTTTTACTTTATTTGCGCCGTATTCTTTCGCGTTGCATTTTGAGCAGCTTTATTTTAATTCGATCCCCATGTCGGAGTCGTTTTTGTACATCGGCCTGATCCCTCTTTTTTTCGCTATAGTAGGCTTATTGTATTCCCGGCAAAGGTACAGAGTCGGTTTCGCCGCCACTTTATGCATAACGGCGCTATTGATGCTGGGTCCCAGGTTCCTTGTGTCGAAATTCTTGTTGGACTTCATCCCGTTCTTTAATATAGTGAGAAATACCCACATCTTCGGCACATTTTTTATTTTTTGCCTGGTTTATTTCACGTGTCTCGGCGTAGACGTGGTATTAGGACTGGCGGAAAACTCGGCGTTAAAACGTTACGAAAAACGGTTTTTATTGATCGCGGCCGTCATCGGTGCGGCAGCCTTTTTTATCACCCGTTATGTGCTGGAGAATTATGCTGCCCCGTTACAGGAATTTCCCGAACGTTATAAAGAATTATCTTTGATAGCAGGCCAGGATCTAGCCGCGATGCTGACATCGATATTTTGCAGGTCTTATTATGGCGCCCTTTTATTCATCGTTTCCATAGCGGTAGTTTTTTATGTTATAGGAAAGCCGAAAGCGGGCTTAAAGTTTAAATATTTCACGCTAATCTCCTTGATCCTTATCGACCTTCTCGTTTTTAATCTGGTGATGTACGGGTTCACGACCACGCAAAGGGTAGACATGTCTTTGTGGCCCAAGGAAAAGGCCCCATACAGCAATTACAGGATAACCGCCATACGGCCGAAATATCCCTTTTTGGGTTTCGCCCCGGCGCTGCAGAGAAGGTTTGCCGCCGTGAGCCCGAGGGTACCGTGGCTAACGACGCACTTTTATGAAATGAAAGATTTTTATAATTTCGCGAATAACGGTCAAATCCCGGCGGAGGTAAAGAAAGTTTTTATGGGAGTGACCGCCCCGAAAATAAAGCTCGTAAAAGGCGCCGCCGTTTTACCTGTCGACCGCCAGATAGAGGAATGCAAAAAATTAGACGATAAGTCAATGAACGGCGTAATGTTTATCGAGGAAGACCCGCCCGCAAGATTCATGAACCTGAAAATTTCACCGAAAAAAATGGGCAATGCCAATATCGGGAACGGGGCGATAAGGCTTTTGGAATTCGGCCCAAACAGCATACTCCTGCAAGTAAATTCCGAAGAGGACGCCTTTCTTTATTACAGCGACGGATACGATAGGTCGTGGAGAGTTTTTGTAGACGGCAAGGAAAACAAGGTTTATAGGGCCAATATGGCGTTTAAATCCGCCATCATCGAAAAAGGCGGCCATATCGTATATTTTATATATGACCCCAGGCTTTACAGGATCGCCTTATTATGTTATTTTGCGGGGATCATTACGGCGGCGATCGCGCTCATCCTCGCGTCGTTTAAACGGCGCGGCGAAGTACACGGCAATTAA
- a CDS encoding radical SAM protein, which translates to MKVCFVQKQMFPYFGVMAVSGQLKKRGHETDIVIDVCEKDAVSALNKTKPDLIAFSALSSEHNWLRKLSAGLKRQMPAVPIAVGGVHSILYPEEILALSGVDYVCCGEGESSFAELVDRIAQKKSAAGIPGIFYKEGGNPVMQDVAPITRELDSFFEDRHLYYEKYPELGKLALKVFMSSRGCPFLCSFCANSYIMEVFKGKGEYIRRKSPQHFVEEIKRVVAEYPTTSLFFADDLFAADIRWLEAFSPLYRKEVSLPYICTARIDLITERLAGLLAGSGCHTVSFGVETGNEQLRREILKKNISNKRIFDGVGIIRKAGIKVQTSNMFCLPGETVDDAVSTIDLNIAGGTDYMFTAVFLPFPKTALAQYCIDKGLLKKDYSFDDMPNSFIQDSVLSLDNKEALLNIHKVAHLCVRFPRAKPFLIYLAKKIKCKQLFLLFWLLGTFIRFKEERKLSLWKTTFYLWEYRRGL; encoded by the coding sequence ATGAAGGTCTGTTTTGTCCAGAAGCAGATGTTCCCGTATTTTGGGGTCATGGCGGTCTCCGGGCAGCTAAAGAAGCGCGGACACGAAACGGATATCGTAATAGACGTTTGCGAAAAAGACGCTGTTTCCGCATTAAATAAAACTAAACCGGATTTGATCGCCTTTTCCGCGTTGTCATCAGAGCACAACTGGCTCAGGAAGCTATCCGCCGGATTAAAGAGGCAAATGCCCGCTGTGCCCATAGCCGTCGGCGGCGTTCATTCTATCCTGTATCCGGAAGAGATCTTGGCGCTGTCCGGCGTCGATTATGTATGCTGCGGGGAAGGGGAATCTTCGTTTGCAGAACTCGTAGACCGCATCGCGCAGAAGAAATCGGCCGCTGGCATCCCCGGGATCTTTTATAAAGAAGGCGGGAATCCCGTAATGCAGGACGTCGCGCCCATAACCCGGGAGCTGGATTCGTTTTTTGAGGACCGGCACCTATACTATGAAAAATATCCCGAACTCGGCAAGCTCGCTTTAAAGGTTTTTATGTCTTCGCGCGGATGCCCGTTTTTGTGTTCTTTTTGCGCGAATAGCTATATTATGGAGGTTTTCAAGGGCAAGGGGGAATATATACGGAGAAAATCGCCGCAACATTTCGTCGAGGAGATAAAACGCGTCGTTGCCGAATACCCCACCACCTCGCTGTTTTTTGCCGACGACCTTTTTGCCGCGGATATCCGCTGGCTCGAAGCATTCAGCCCTTTGTATAGGAAAGAAGTCAGCCTTCCCTATATATGCACGGCCCGGATTGACCTGATAACGGAACGCCTTGCCGGCCTTCTCGCCGGATCCGGGTGTCATACCGTAAGTTTTGGCGTCGAAACGGGAAATGAACAATTGCGCAGGGAAATTCTCAAGAAAAACATCAGTAATAAACGCATATTTGACGGCGTGGGCATTATCAGGAAGGCCGGGATCAAAGTGCAGACTTCGAATATGTTCTGTTTGCCGGGCGAAACGGTCGATGATGCGGTATCGACAATAGATTTAAATATCGCCGGCGGGACCGATTATATGTTTACGGCGGTCTTTTTGCCGTTTCCCAAGACTGCCTTGGCTCAGTATTGCATAGATAAGGGGTTGCTGAAAAAAGATTATTCTTTCGACGATATGCCGAATTCGTTCATTCAGGATTCAGTGCTGTCCCTGGATAACAAGGAAGCCCTGCTTAACATCCATAAGGTGGCCCATCTCTGCGTGCGGTTTCCCCGGGCGAAACCGTTTTTGATATATCTCGCAAAAAAGATCAAGTGTAAGCAGTTGTTCCTGCTTTTCTGGCTGTTGGGTACTTTTATCAGGTTCAAGGAGGAGAGGAAACTTAGCTTATGGAAGACGACATTTTACCTTTGGGAATACAGGAGAGGCCTATGA
- a CDS encoding DUF2079 domain-containing protein — MKRIDAFCLKFADRLVWASILAYILAFGCLCFLKYQSFNYTDWDLASDAVVFWNSVHGKLLYFPFLEEVIFGAHLYLIMFLIMPIYAVFQSPLTILFLQSAFLGLAAYPLYLLAGTRLNKTFSLAVVLAYLLYPALGFANLFETHFDTYEIFFLFFALYYFEKGNFKRFLICIFLTLLCKENASLIVFMMGIYAMARRKQGKWVFVPLLAGAIWFLVSVKMIIPYFAKDADLYPGGFIFGSHYRHLGTNLAEMVKTMILHPIGVAAYAFTPRKILYLIQLFLPVGFLGLLSPLPLLVIIPILMQNLLASPVTVASIYFHYTAIMIPFIFFSVICGLNKLARYGPIAGHQAKLLFCFLGFVVFSGIYLQAPQFNLAWHVSRYQAGDYSREKEKLVKAIPGDTSAIATFQFLPKLSNRHDLYSMHFVSTGHKMYTNVKYEPPENLQYALIDFNEPLMIAAFFPPSAPGNIRSFLEAGDWRVVRAFNDTVLFGKGSDKGPRLCEAVINPKIQYPMNVDLNKEIVFLGYDIVDDDAPGSGLLHMVYYWKRIKGNSRPEGFFIQFSDANGNARFRNEHMFGYRAYLRDEWKPGQIVKEHNYILIPSGLDKGDYGISFGPFVFEKDLDQTEKADAK; from the coding sequence ATGAAGAGGATAGACGCGTTTTGCCTGAAGTTCGCGGATCGCCTGGTATGGGCATCTATTTTGGCTTATATCCTGGCCTTCGGATGCCTGTGTTTCTTAAAATACCAGTCTTTTAATTATACAGATTGGGATTTAGCCAGCGATGCGGTCGTCTTTTGGAACAGCGTCCACGGCAAACTGCTGTATTTCCCGTTTTTGGAAGAGGTGATTTTCGGGGCTCATCTGTACCTGATAATGTTTTTGATCATGCCGATATATGCGGTTTTCCAGAGCCCGTTGACGATCCTGTTTTTGCAAAGCGCGTTCCTGGGATTAGCGGCATACCCGCTGTATCTTTTGGCAGGGACCAGGCTGAACAAGACCTTTTCACTGGCCGTGGTCCTGGCCTACCTGTTATATCCCGCGCTGGGTTTCGCCAATCTTTTTGAGACACATTTTGACACATACGAGATCTTTTTTCTTTTCTTCGCTTTGTATTATTTTGAAAAAGGTAATTTTAAAAGATTCCTCATTTGCATATTCTTGACGTTGCTCTGCAAAGAAAACGCAAGCCTGATCGTATTCATGATGGGCATATACGCGATGGCGCGAAGAAAGCAGGGGAAGTGGGTTTTTGTGCCCTTATTAGCCGGCGCTATCTGGTTTTTAGTATCGGTGAAAATGATAATCCCGTACTTCGCGAAAGACGCGGATTTATATCCCGGAGGTTTTATATTCGGTTCCCATTACAGGCACCTGGGTACCAACCTGGCCGAAATGGTTAAGACGATGATCCTGCACCCGATAGGGGTTGCGGCGTACGCATTTACCCCCAGGAAAATACTGTATCTTATCCAACTGTTTTTGCCGGTCGGATTTTTGGGTTTATTAAGCCCGCTGCCTTTGCTGGTCATTATCCCGATCCTGATGCAGAATTTGCTGGCTTCGCCGGTAACTGTCGCGTCGATCTATTTCCACTACACCGCGATAATGATCCCTTTCATATTTTTTTCGGTTATATGCGGGCTTAATAAACTGGCGCGCTATGGGCCCATTGCCGGACATCAGGCGAAGCTGTTATTCTGTTTTTTGGGGTTCGTTGTTTTTTCAGGCATATATTTACAGGCCCCGCAATTTAACTTAGCGTGGCATGTGTCCCGGTATCAAGCCGGGGATTATAGCAGGGAAAAAGAAAAACTGGTCAAGGCGATACCGGGTGATACTTCCGCGATAGCGACTTTTCAGTTTTTGCCCAAGCTATCTAACAGGCACGATCTCTATTCGATGCATTTTGTGTCGACCGGGCACAAGATGTATACGAATGTGAAATACGAACCGCCGGAGAACCTTCAATATGCGCTCATAGATTTCAACGAGCCTCTTATGATAGCAGCCTTCTTCCCGCCATCCGCCCCGGGCAACATCCGCTCTTTCCTAGAAGCCGGGGACTGGAGGGTTGTAAGGGCCTTTAATGACACCGTCCTGTTCGGAAAGGGCAGTGATAAGGGCCCAAGGCTCTGCGAGGCGGTCATCAATCCCAAGATACAGTACCCGATGAACGTGGACCTGAACAAAGAGATCGTCTTCCTGGGCTATGATATCGTAGATGACGACGCGCCGGGCAGCGGGCTGTTGCATATGGTATATTACTGGAAGAGGATAAAAGGCAATAGCAGGCCCGAGGGATTTTTCATCCAGTTCTCGGACGCCAACGGCAACGCCAGGTTCAGGAACGAGCACATGTTTGGTTACAGGGCATACCTGCGGGACGAATGGAAACCGGGCCAGATCGTAAAGGAGCACAATTACATACTGATCCCCTCGGGGCTGGACAAAGGAGATTATGGAATCAGCTTCGGCCCGTTCGTCTTCGAGAAAGACCTTGACCAAACGGAGAAGGCAGATGCCAAATAA